One genomic segment of Amycolatopsis sp. WQ 127309 includes these proteins:
- a CDS encoding NPCBM/NEW2 domain-containing protein produces the protein MAHPGGARSPGQSTFRCHSYDNCNNEGRDAIERYTKMGEAIEKTGHPMVYALCEWGENDPWTWGRDAGAQLWRTTGDISDNWGSMTGILDQQVGLEKYAGPGGWNDPDMLEVGNGGMTDAEYRSHFSLWALLNAPLLAGNDLPAMSPATKKILENKDVIALDQDWAGTQGHKIRDDGDTEVWAKPMSDGSAAVVLFNRGSATAAMSTTAKDLGLKARDYRVRDLWSGTETETAGTVRAAVPSHGSAVFRVWPATHPAAAPLTTLALPSPDYVPADRPLTTTLKVTNDGSTPIADVRTSVTAPAGWKLDGPGSFTVPVVLPGKSWQKQVTFKPAAPAGDHVTLTAKASYLTLWGKRDLTSEGTSPLVSRPAAGTTALSKAPWMSSDNGWGPVERGTSNGEAQAGDGHKITIAGTGYDDGIGAHAPSSVRIYVGAGCTSVSALVGLDDENSGGSAGFRILGDGKELAATGVMHPGDQARPLTAQLSGVQVLELSVDDGGDGNTNDHADWANATVTC, from the coding sequence ATAGCCCATCCAGGCGGGGCGAGATCCCCAGGTCAGAGCACATTTCGGTGTCATTCGTACGACAACTGCAACAACGAGGGCCGCGACGCGATCGAGCGCTACACGAAGATGGGCGAAGCGATCGAGAAGACCGGTCACCCGATGGTCTACGCGCTCTGCGAATGGGGCGAGAACGACCCGTGGACCTGGGGCCGCGACGCCGGCGCGCAGCTGTGGCGCACCACCGGCGACATCAGCGACAACTGGGGCAGCATGACCGGCATCCTCGACCAGCAGGTCGGCTTGGAGAAGTACGCCGGTCCGGGCGGCTGGAACGACCCGGACATGCTCGAGGTCGGCAACGGCGGCATGACCGACGCCGAGTACCGCTCGCACTTCTCGCTCTGGGCGTTGCTGAACGCACCGCTGCTGGCCGGGAACGACCTGCCCGCGATGTCGCCCGCGACCAAGAAGATCCTGGAGAACAAGGACGTCATCGCGCTCGACCAGGACTGGGCGGGCACGCAGGGCCACAAGATCCGCGACGACGGCGACACCGAGGTCTGGGCCAAGCCGATGTCCGACGGCTCGGCCGCGGTGGTGCTGTTCAACCGCGGTTCCGCGACGGCGGCGATGAGCACGACGGCGAAGGACCTCGGCCTCAAGGCGCGCGACTACCGCGTCCGCGACCTCTGGAGCGGCACCGAAACCGAGACCGCCGGCACTGTCCGCGCCGCCGTACCCTCCCACGGCTCGGCCGTGTTCCGCGTCTGGCCCGCCACCCACCCGGCGGCCGCACCGCTGACGACGCTGGCCCTGCCGAGCCCGGACTACGTGCCCGCCGACCGGCCGCTGACCACGACGCTGAAGGTGACCAACGACGGCAGCACGCCGATCGCGGACGTCCGCACCAGCGTCACGGCGCCCGCGGGCTGGAAGCTGGACGGGCCCGGTTCGTTCACGGTGCCGGTCGTCCTGCCGGGCAAGTCCTGGCAGAAGCAGGTCACCTTCAAGCCGGCGGCTCCGGCCGGCGACCACGTCACGCTCACCGCGAAGGCGAGCTACCTGACCCTGTGGGGCAAGCGCGACCTGACGTCGGAAGGCACGTCACCGCTCGTCTCGCGGCCGGCGGCGGGGACGACGGCGTTGTCGAAGGCGCCGTGGATGTCGTCCGACAACGGCTGGGGCCCGGTCGAACGCGGCACGAGCAACGGCGAGGCCCAAGCGGGTGACGGCCACAAGATCACCATCGCCGGCACCGGCTACGACGACGGGATCGGCGCCCACGCGCCGTCGAGCGTGCGGATCTACGTCGGCGCCGGCTGCACGTCGGTCAGCGCGCTGGTCGGGCTGGACGACGAGAACTCCGGTGGCAGCGCGGGGTTCCGCATTCTCGGTGACGGCAAGGAGCTGGCCGCCACCGGCGTCATGCACCCCGGCGACCAGGCGCGGCCGCTGACCGCGCAGCTCTCCGGCGTCCAGGTGCTGGAGCTGTCGGTCGACGACGGCGGCGACGGCAACACCAACGACCACGCCGACTGGGCGAACGCCACGGTCACCTGCTGA
- a CDS encoding FAD-binding oxidoreductase — MTVRGAGETSLPQFAEVVVIGGGVIGVSCAFRLAEADVDVLLLERDGLGGGSTAKAAGGIRSSFTKPVNVELGLRGLAEYSAFRERFGVEIDFRRDGYLYLITDPADVPAIGHCAELQRAHGVRSYLLDPAEVRDVLPLLEPDGVVAALWSPDDAKATPDAVVQGYARAARACGAQLRTGVEVTGVERDGDALTGVRTTAGFVRTGAVVCAAGAWSGRVGELAGLDLPVRPFRRQVVFTGPVPGLPESVPLAIELPSAFYFHREGAGLAMSFCEDDGFPGFGTRYEAGEWLPRLAELAGRRIPAVLDAGIRTAWAGLYEMTPDRNQIIGESVLLSRFFYATGFSGHGFQMGPATGELVRDLYLGRPTSADVAELDVRRFAAAGSAPAEHHIV, encoded by the coding sequence ATGACCGTCCGCGGCGCCGGGGAAACGTCTCTGCCACAGTTCGCCGAAGTCGTCGTGATCGGCGGCGGGGTGATCGGGGTGAGCTGCGCGTTCCGGTTGGCCGAGGCCGACGTCGACGTCCTGCTGCTGGAGCGCGACGGCCTGGGCGGGGGCTCGACGGCGAAGGCCGCGGGCGGCATCCGGTCGTCGTTCACCAAGCCCGTGAACGTCGAGCTCGGGCTGCGCGGGCTCGCGGAGTACAGCGCTTTCCGGGAGCGGTTCGGCGTCGAGATCGACTTCCGCCGCGACGGCTACCTCTACCTGATCACCGACCCGGCGGACGTGCCCGCAATCGGACATTGCGCGGAGCTGCAGCGCGCGCACGGCGTCCGGAGCTACCTGCTCGACCCCGCGGAAGTGCGGGACGTCCTCCCGCTGCTCGAGCCGGACGGCGTCGTCGCGGCGCTCTGGTCGCCGGACGACGCGAAGGCGACGCCGGACGCGGTCGTGCAGGGCTACGCGAGAGCTGCGCGCGCGTGCGGCGCGCAGCTCCGGACCGGCGTCGAGGTCACCGGGGTCGAACGGGACGGTGACGCTCTGACGGGCGTCCGCACGACGGCGGGGTTCGTGCGGACCGGCGCCGTCGTGTGCGCGGCGGGCGCGTGGTCGGGGCGGGTCGGCGAGCTGGCCGGGCTGGACCTGCCGGTGCGCCCGTTCCGGCGGCAGGTCGTCTTCACCGGCCCGGTGCCCGGATTGCCGGAGTCGGTGCCGCTGGCCATCGAGCTGCCGTCGGCGTTCTACTTCCACCGCGAAGGTGCAGGCCTGGCGATGTCCTTTTGCGAGGACGACGGCTTCCCGGGCTTCGGCACCCGCTACGAGGCGGGCGAGTGGCTGCCGCGGCTGGCCGAGCTGGCCGGGCGCCGGATCCCCGCGGTGCTGGACGCCGGCATCCGCACGGCGTGGGCGGGGTTGTACGAGATGACGCCGGACCGCAACCAGATCATCGGGGAAAGCGTCCTCCTGTCGCGGTTCTTCTACGCGACCGGCTTCTCCGGCCACGGCTTCCAGATGGGCCCGGCCACCGGCGAGCTGGTCCGGGACCTCTACCTGGGGCGACCGACGTCGGCCGACGTCGCCGAGCTGGACGTCCGCCGGTTCGCGGCGGCCGGTAGCGCACCGGCCGAGCACCACATCGTCTAG
- a CDS encoding hydantoinase/oxoprolinase family protein, which yields MKVGVDIGGTFTDLCAVDGTGIVAVGKVLTTHDEPARAVEEGLAALFADAGIAASDVEQVVHGTTLVTNALIERKGSRTALLATAGFRDVLEMRREHRYELYDLLIELPGPLVPRHLRFDVPERIFADGSVHIGLDEAYVARLGRELADRGIDAVAICFLHAFTNPAHERRAAEVLADVAPGLRVALSSEVVPEIREFERASTTVANVYVQDLTERYLRDLEHRLRRLGVAGAPHIMLSNGGLATVDTAARYPIRILESGPAGGAIAAASIGPAELLAFDMGGTTAKLCLIAGGAPLVTHQFEVDRKYRLLPGSGLPVQVPVIDMIEIGVGGGSIARIDALGLLTVGPDSAGSEPGPACYGRGGTEPTVTDADLVLGYLDPDYFLGGGMTLDASAAREAIGRIAEKLGVSVEEAAWGIHTSVNEDMANAARVHAVERGQDPAKLPMYTFGGAGPVHGVGVARALGAPSIVAPPAAGVLSAAGFLTAPLAFDFVRSARAAVLDLSWGQVDALFAEMEAEGAALLAKSGVDSVTHRRIAEMRYSGQGYEIRVPVHDGSWPDTLIDEFTRTYRALYRRSGPDVGVEVLNWRVVSSGPAPDVTLRLASAESAGDAHKGSRKAYFPSAGGFVDTIVFDRYRLEPGDRVDGPAIVEERESTVVVPPGACCVVRGDAGLEVTV from the coding sequence ATGAAGGTCGGTGTCGACATCGGCGGCACGTTCACCGATCTCTGCGCGGTGGACGGTACCGGGATCGTCGCCGTCGGCAAGGTGCTGACCACGCACGACGAGCCGGCCCGCGCGGTCGAGGAGGGCCTGGCCGCCCTCTTCGCCGACGCCGGGATCGCCGCGAGCGACGTCGAGCAGGTCGTGCACGGGACGACGCTGGTGACCAACGCGCTGATCGAGCGCAAGGGCTCGCGCACGGCGCTGCTCGCGACCGCCGGGTTCCGCGACGTCCTCGAAATGCGGCGCGAGCACCGGTACGAGCTGTACGACCTGCTCATCGAACTGCCCGGGCCGCTGGTCCCGCGGCACCTGCGCTTCGACGTCCCGGAACGGATCTTCGCCGACGGGTCCGTCCACATCGGACTCGACGAGGCGTACGTCGCAAGGCTTGGCCGTGAACTGGCGGACCGGGGGATCGACGCCGTCGCGATCTGCTTCCTGCACGCGTTCACCAACCCGGCCCACGAGCGGCGCGCGGCCGAGGTCCTCGCCGACGTCGCGCCCGGCCTGCGGGTCGCGCTGTCGTCGGAGGTCGTGCCCGAGATCCGCGAGTTCGAGCGCGCGTCGACCACGGTCGCGAACGTCTACGTCCAGGACCTCACCGAACGGTACCTGCGCGATCTCGAACACCGGCTGCGCCGGCTCGGCGTCGCCGGCGCGCCGCACATCATGCTGTCCAACGGCGGTCTGGCCACTGTGGACACCGCGGCCCGGTACCCGATCCGGATCCTCGAGTCCGGCCCGGCCGGCGGCGCGATCGCCGCCGCGTCGATCGGCCCGGCGGAGCTGCTGGCTTTCGACATGGGCGGCACGACGGCGAAACTCTGCCTGATCGCCGGCGGTGCGCCGCTGGTGACGCACCAGTTCGAAGTGGACCGGAAGTACCGGCTGCTGCCCGGGTCCGGCTTGCCGGTGCAGGTGCCGGTCATCGACATGATCGAGATCGGCGTCGGCGGCGGGTCGATCGCCCGGATCGACGCGCTGGGGTTGCTGACCGTCGGCCCCGATTCGGCCGGGTCCGAACCCGGGCCCGCGTGTTACGGCCGCGGCGGCACCGAACCCACGGTCACCGACGCCGACCTGGTGCTCGGCTACCTCGACCCGGATTACTTCCTGGGTGGTGGGATGACGCTCGACGCGTCGGCGGCGCGTGAAGCGATAGGTCGCATTGCCGAAAAGCTGGGCGTCAGCGTCGAAGAAGCCGCGTGGGGCATCCACACGAGCGTCAACGAGGACATGGCGAACGCCGCGCGCGTGCACGCCGTCGAACGCGGGCAGGATCCCGCGAAGCTGCCGATGTACACCTTCGGCGGCGCGGGCCCGGTGCACGGCGTCGGGGTCGCCCGCGCGCTCGGGGCGCCGTCGATCGTCGCGCCGCCGGCCGCGGGGGTGCTCAGCGCGGCCGGGTTCCTGACCGCGCCGCTGGCGTTCGACTTCGTCCGGTCGGCCCGCGCGGCCGTGCTCGACCTGTCGTGGGGCCAGGTCGACGCGCTGTTCGCCGAGATGGAGGCCGAGGGCGCGGCGCTGCTCGCGAAGTCTGGTGTGGACAGTGTGACGCACCGGCGGATCGCCGAGATGCGATATTCCGGGCAGGGGTACGAGATCCGCGTGCCGGTCCACGACGGCAGCTGGCCGGACACGCTGATCGACGAGTTCACGCGCACCTACCGCGCGCTCTACCGGCGCTCCGGGCCCGACGTCGGCGTCGAGGTGCTGAACTGGCGGGTCGTCTCCAGTGGCCCGGCCCCGGACGTCACGCTCCGCCTGGCCTCGGCCGAGTCCGCGGGAGATGCGCACAAGGGCAGTCGGAAGGCCTACTTTCCTTCGGCAGGTGGATTTGTCGACACGATCGTCTTCGATCGGTACCGGCTCGAGCCCGGTGACCGTGTCGATGGTCCGGCCATCGTGGAGGAACGCGAGTCCACTGTGGTCGTCCCGCCCGGTGCCTGCTGCGTCGTCCGAGGTGACGCGGGGCTGGAGGTGACAGTGTGA
- a CDS encoding GntR family transcriptional regulator, translating to MSTVDASGLERERHLLARSGTAERVAAILRQYITDGVFAPGERLSEPVISSALGVSRNTLRESFQLLAHERLAVHELNRGVFVRELTTEDIEDLYVVRRATECGALRRAAERSTVDLTAAEGALRSGRAAAAAEDWPAVGTASIHFHQALADLAGSERISATMRQVLAETRLFFVLNENTREFYEPFLDCHEQILEDLRCGRFDVAEAALDRYLRDAEAWLIDLSR from the coding sequence ATGTCCACTGTGGACGCATCGGGGCTGGAGCGCGAGCGGCACCTGCTCGCGCGCAGCGGCACGGCCGAGCGGGTGGCCGCGATCCTGCGCCAGTACATCACGGACGGCGTCTTCGCCCCCGGTGAACGGCTTTCCGAGCCGGTGATCAGCTCGGCGCTGGGCGTCTCGCGCAACACGCTGCGCGAGTCGTTCCAGCTGCTGGCCCACGAACGGCTGGCCGTGCACGAGCTGAACCGCGGCGTGTTCGTGCGCGAACTGACCACAGAGGACATCGAAGACCTCTACGTCGTGCGCCGGGCCACCGAATGCGGTGCCCTGCGCCGCGCGGCCGAGCGATCCACTGTGGACCTGACGGCGGCCGAGGGCGCGTTGCGGAGCGGCCGCGCGGCGGCGGCGGCCGAGGACTGGCCGGCGGTCGGCACCGCGAGCATCCACTTCCACCAGGCGCTGGCCGACCTCGCCGGCAGCGAGCGGATCTCCGCCACGATGCGCCAGGTGCTCGCCGAGACCCGGTTGTTCTTCGTGCTCAACGAGAACACCCGTGAGTTCTACGAGCCGTTCCTCGACTGCCACGAGCAGATCTTGGAAGACCTGCGCTGCGGCCGGTTCGACGTCGCGGAGGCCGCGTTGGACCGCTACCTCCGCGACGCCGAAGCCTGGCTCATCGACCTCAGCAGGTGA
- a CDS encoding hydantoinase B/oxoprolinase family protein, with protein MTVDPIVVGLFANRLHSILAEQQNALVNTAFSAVVRESLDLACAVFDSRGEMIGQSVGGTPGHINAMATGMHHFVAAYPPEQLEPGDVLLTNDPWQTAGQINDITVATPVFRAGRVVAWFASCCHAPDIGGRLVSAEAHEVFEEGLRLPILKFLRAGEVNTDLERLIRVNVRTPEETIGDLYAQVTGNEVGAASLVRLLDEFGLDTLDDVAAEIMNRSEKALRDALRELPDGTYTNEIVTDGFDDEEIVLRVTATVDGDEIHLDFAGSSPQSRRGINVVLNYTRAYASFAVKAAIAPEVPHNAGSFRPVRVTAPEGSVLNCLPPAPVASRHLIGHFLPSLLIGALPGAAIAPSADALWMTIWRGPGFMLNVFQTGGMGARAAKDGLNTTGFPSGLRSTPTEVIETMAPLVQRSRELRVDSGGAGRRRGGLGQVTTMVARDVDSWSVNGNVDRVRAAASGVDGGGAGSPGRFGLRGGADLPAKSRVTLAAESVVDVTLPGGGGYGPPRERPVAAVLTDVVEGYVSAEAAREVYGVEVRYLGKADTLVRLPEDYVVDEEQTARLRAGK; from the coding sequence GTGACGGTCGATCCCATCGTCGTCGGGCTGTTCGCCAACCGGCTGCACTCGATCCTCGCCGAACAGCAGAACGCGCTGGTCAACACGGCCTTCTCCGCCGTGGTCCGAGAATCGCTCGACCTGGCGTGCGCGGTGTTCGACTCGCGCGGCGAGATGATCGGCCAGTCCGTCGGCGGCACGCCCGGCCACATCAACGCGATGGCCACCGGCATGCACCACTTCGTCGCCGCGTACCCACCGGAGCAGCTCGAACCCGGGGATGTACTGCTCACCAACGACCCGTGGCAGACCGCCGGGCAGATCAACGACATCACCGTCGCGACGCCGGTGTTCCGGGCCGGCCGGGTGGTCGCGTGGTTCGCGTCGTGCTGCCACGCGCCCGACATCGGCGGCCGGCTGGTGTCGGCCGAGGCGCACGAGGTCTTCGAGGAAGGCCTGCGCCTGCCGATCCTCAAGTTCCTGCGCGCGGGCGAGGTCAACACCGACCTGGAACGGCTGATCCGCGTCAACGTCCGCACGCCGGAGGAGACCATCGGCGACCTGTACGCGCAGGTCACCGGCAACGAGGTCGGTGCCGCGAGCCTGGTCCGGCTGCTGGACGAGTTCGGGCTCGACACCCTCGACGACGTCGCCGCCGAGATCATGAACCGCTCCGAGAAGGCCCTGCGGGACGCGCTGCGGGAGCTGCCGGACGGCACCTACACCAACGAGATCGTCACCGACGGCTTCGACGACGAAGAGATCGTCCTGCGTGTCACGGCCACTGTGGACGGTGACGAGATCCACCTCGACTTCGCGGGATCGTCGCCGCAGAGCCGGCGCGGGATCAACGTCGTGCTGAACTACACCCGGGCGTACGCGTCGTTCGCGGTCAAGGCGGCGATCGCGCCGGAGGTGCCGCACAACGCCGGCTCGTTCCGGCCGGTGCGCGTGACCGCGCCCGAGGGTTCGGTGCTGAACTGCCTGCCGCCGGCGCCGGTCGCGTCGCGGCACCTGATCGGGCACTTCCTGCCGTCGCTGCTGATCGGCGCGCTGCCCGGCGCGGCGATCGCGCCGAGCGCGGACGCGCTGTGGATGACCATCTGGCGCGGCCCCGGGTTCATGCTCAACGTCTTCCAGACCGGCGGCATGGGCGCGCGGGCGGCCAAGGACGGCCTGAACACCACCGGCTTCCCGAGCGGGCTGCGCTCGACGCCGACCGAGGTCATCGAGACCATGGCGCCGCTCGTGCAACGCTCCCGGGAACTGCGGGTGGACTCCGGCGGTGCGGGACGCCGGCGCGGCGGCCTCGGACAGGTGACCACGATGGTGGCACGCGACGTGGATTCCTGGAGCGTCAACGGGAACGTCGACCGCGTGCGCGCGGCGGCGTCCGGTGTGGACGGTGGCGGCGCGGGCTCACCCGGACGGTTCGGCTTGCGCGGCGGAGCCGACCTGCCGGCGAAGAGCCGCGTTACCCTCGCCGCGGAGTCCGTTGTGGACGTCACGCTCCCCGGCGGTGGCGGTTACGGGCCGCCGCGCGAACGGCCGGTGGCGGCCGTGCTCACGGACGTCGTCGAGGGGTACGTCTCGGCGGAGGCGGCGCGCGAGGTGTACGGCGTCGAAGTGCGGTACCTCGGGAAGGCGGACACACTCGTCCGGCTGCCCGAGGACTACGTGGTGGACGAAGAGCAGACAGCACGACTGAGAGCGGGTAAGTGA
- a CDS encoding thiamine pyrophosphate-binding protein — protein MAVSGARELADALKALGTEIAFGLPGVHNLPLWEAFAEAGIKIIGVRHEQTAGYAADGYARATGKLGVALVTTGPGAANTLGAVGEAMASAAPVLIIATDIPSTLRRPGVVRGVLHETSDQQAMFAPITKGGFTVRAADQIGTTVHRAVRLALQPQSGPVYFGVPTDYLREAVPHRRSPAPHRKPDGDVPDLARAEALLSDAQRPLIWAGGGALRSGAGEAIGALAEKLAAPVITTFAARGLLPLDHPCLAPNPVHTPEVGELWDEADVVLAIGTDFDGLMTQNWLMPQPPTLIAINVDADDAAKNYPPDLTLVGDARAIIERLLPKQRDGLDDITLRLAGIGRRVRQRIRDEEPQAYDFLSTLDEVLPMDAVLVSDMCVAGYWVGGFHRVRAPRKLAYPMGWGTLGYGFPASLGAAAAGAGRAICITGDGGFLYACGDLATLAQEQLPVTVVLVDDGGYGMLRYDQEQEGVPRRGVDWDSPDFVGLARSFGVHADRVSGFGRAFRRLLGEFVESDEPNVLVVKAKLKPPLNTSPRWYRKTAG, from the coding sequence GTGGCTGTGAGTGGTGCGCGGGAGCTGGCGGACGCTTTGAAGGCGTTGGGCACGGAGATCGCCTTCGGCCTGCCGGGAGTGCACAACCTGCCGTTGTGGGAGGCGTTCGCCGAGGCCGGCATCAAGATCATCGGCGTCCGCCACGAGCAGACGGCCGGGTACGCCGCCGACGGGTACGCCCGCGCCACCGGGAAGCTCGGCGTCGCGCTGGTGACCACCGGGCCCGGCGCCGCCAACACGCTCGGCGCCGTCGGCGAGGCCATGGCCTCCGCCGCGCCGGTGCTGATCATCGCCACGGACATCCCCTCGACGCTGCGGCGGCCCGGCGTCGTCCGCGGCGTGCTGCACGAGACGTCGGACCAGCAGGCCATGTTCGCGCCGATCACCAAGGGCGGCTTCACCGTCCGTGCGGCCGACCAGATCGGCACCACCGTGCACCGTGCGGTCCGGCTCGCGCTGCAGCCGCAGAGCGGGCCGGTGTACTTCGGCGTGCCGACCGACTACCTGCGCGAGGCCGTGCCGCACCGGCGGTCGCCCGCGCCGCACCGCAAGCCCGACGGCGACGTCCCCGACCTCGCCCGGGCCGAAGCGCTGCTGTCCGACGCGCAGCGCCCGCTGATCTGGGCCGGCGGCGGCGCCCTGCGCTCGGGCGCGGGCGAGGCCATCGGCGCGCTCGCCGAAAAGCTGGCCGCGCCGGTGATCACCACGTTCGCCGCCCGCGGCCTGCTGCCGCTCGACCACCCCTGCCTGGCGCCGAACCCGGTGCACACGCCGGAGGTCGGCGAGCTGTGGGACGAGGCCGACGTCGTGCTCGCCATCGGCACCGACTTCGACGGCCTGATGACGCAGAACTGGCTGATGCCCCAGCCGCCCACGCTCATCGCGATCAACGTCGATGCCGACGACGCCGCCAAGAACTACCCGCCGGACCTGACGCTGGTCGGTGACGCGCGCGCGATCATCGAGCGGCTGCTGCCGAAGCAGCGCGACGGCCTCGACGACATCACGCTGCGGCTGGCCGGCATCGGCCGCCGGGTGCGCCAGCGGATCCGCGACGAGGAACCGCAGGCCTACGACTTCCTGTCCACTTTGGACGAAGTGCTGCCGATGGACGCCGTGCTGGTGTCCGACATGTGCGTCGCCGGCTACTGGGTCGGCGGTTTCCACCGGGTGCGGGCGCCGCGCAAGCTCGCCTACCCGATGGGCTGGGGCACCCTCGGCTACGGCTTCCCCGCGTCGCTCGGCGCCGCCGCGGCGGGGGCCGGCCGCGCCATCTGCATCACCGGCGACGGCGGTTTCCTCTACGCCTGCGGTGATCTCGCGACGCTCGCGCAGGAACAGCTGCCGGTCACGGTCGTCCTGGTCGACGACGGCGGCTACGGCATGCTGCGTTACGACCAGGAGCAGGAAGGCGTGCCGCGTCGCGGGGTCGACTGGGACAGCCCGGACTTCGTCGGCCTGGCCCGCTCCTTCGGGGTGCACGCCGACCGCGTCTCCGGGTTCGGGCGCGCGTTCCGGCGGCTGCTCGGCGAGTTCGTCGAGTCGGACGAGCCGAACGTGCTGGTGGTGAAGGCCAAGCTGAAGCCGCCGCTGAACACGTCGCCGCGGTGGTACCGGAAGACCGCCGGATGA
- a CDS encoding SDR family NAD(P)-dependent oxidoreductase, producing MGRLAGKVAVVFGGARGIGLATVKEFLAEGATVFASDIREPAETLEGCQHSIVDATDEDQVGAFVDGVVAETGRIDVLFNNVGIHLGKPLVDTTLADFDHIFALNVRAAFLGTRAVLPHMLERKAGSIVTTSSNGGVMGRPGDPVYNATKHALVGLTKSIAVAHAHQGIRANTVNPGAIDTDMLRGTLASAEEFEAKQHQLVASTPAARVGEAWEVAKAVVFLASDESRFVNGVVLPIDGAKAAGAMPGNRYSLDFELGVR from the coding sequence ATGGGTCGGTTGGCCGGCAAGGTGGCGGTCGTCTTCGGCGGCGCACGGGGCATCGGCCTCGCCACGGTGAAGGAGTTCCTCGCCGAGGGCGCGACGGTGTTCGCGTCGGACATCCGCGAGCCCGCCGAGACGCTGGAGGGCTGCCAGCACTCCATAGTGGACGCCACCGACGAGGACCAAGTCGGCGCGTTCGTCGACGGCGTCGTCGCCGAGACCGGCCGGATCGACGTGCTGTTCAACAACGTCGGCATCCACCTCGGCAAACCGCTCGTCGACACGACGCTGGCCGACTTCGACCACATCTTCGCGCTCAACGTGCGCGCGGCGTTCCTCGGCACCCGCGCCGTGCTGCCGCACATGCTCGAGCGCAAGGCGGGCAGCATCGTCACGACGTCGTCGAACGGCGGCGTGATGGGCCGCCCGGGCGACCCGGTGTACAACGCCACCAAGCACGCGCTGGTCGGGCTGACCAAGTCGATCGCCGTCGCCCACGCGCACCAGGGCATCCGCGCCAACACGGTGAACCCGGGCGCGATCGACACCGACATGCTGCGCGGTACGCTCGCCTCGGCGGAGGAGTTCGAAGCCAAGCAGCACCAGCTCGTCGCGAGCACCCCGGCGGCGCGCGTCGGCGAGGCGTGGGAAGTCGCGAAGGCCGTGGTGTTCCTGGCCAGCGACGAGTCGCGGTTCGTCAACGGCGTCGTGCTGCCGATCGACGGCGCGAAGGCCGCGGGGGCGATGCCGGGGAACCGGTACAGCCTCGACTTCGAACTCGGCGTCAGGTAG